One genomic window of bacterium includes the following:
- a CDS encoding NYN domain-containing protein yields MENILINQSVAILCDGNNIERSIHELSKTKNAMINFDKLIPKLLNNRGLNRLIYFREGRSISSKFADRLHENYYGSVIPCHKSADIPLSIKATQLASKVDTIIIMSGDSDFVDLVLHLKGEGVRVEIAAVRETTAKILIDEADYFHEIIKEDWFVYKAPRKINVERSL; encoded by the coding sequence ATGGAAAATATTTTAATTAATCAATCGGTGGCTATACTATGCGATGGGAACAATATTGAACGGAGTATCCATGAACTCTCTAAAACAAAAAACGCAATGATCAATTTTGATAAGTTGATTCCGAAATTGCTAAATAATAGAGGATTAAACAGGCTAATTTATTTTAGGGAAGGTAGGTCCATATCTTCAAAATTCGCTGATAGATTACATGAAAACTATTATGGTTCTGTTATTCCGTGTCATAAATCTGCCGATATTCCACTTTCTATCAAAGCAACGCAACTCGCTTCAAAGGTTGACACCATTATCATTATGTCAGGAGATTCGGATTTTGTGGATTTGGTTTTGCATCTGAAAGGGGAAGGGGTAAGGGTAGAAATTGCTGCGGTAAGAGAAACAACTGCCAAAATATTAATTGATGAAGCAGACTATTTTCATGAAATAATAAAAGAAGATTGGTTTGTATATAAAGCACCAAGAAAGATAAATGTGGAAAGAAGTTTATAA
- a CDS encoding EamA family transporter, protein MKQILFHWQFWALLSAFFASLTAIFAKIGIRNINSDFAVFIRTIIILIFTTMFLLVTKQFQSIRAVTSKNVVFLVLSGAALL, encoded by the coding sequence ATGAAACAGATATTATTTCATTGGCAGTTTTGGGCATTGCTGTCAGCCTTTTTCGCTTCACTGACTGCTATCTTTGCGAAAATCGGAATAAGAAATATCAATTCTGATTTCGCAGTGTTTATCAGAACAATCATTATCTTAATTTTTACCACGATGTTTCTTCTTGTTACTAAGCAGTTTCAATCTATTAGAGCAGTCACCTCTAAAAATGTGGTCTTTCTTGTATTATCAGGTGCGGCATTACTTTAA
- the hslU gene encoding ATP-dependent protease ATPase subunit HslU: MDALTPKQVVKELDKYIIGQNNAKKSVAIALRNRWRRQKLPLELRDEVAPKNIIMIGPTGIGKTEIARRLARLAQVPFLKVEASKYTEIGYVGRDVESMIRDLTDLAVKMIRDAESRRVEINASELAEERLLDLLLPPAKSKTNDKEKEAQIKRTREKLKMRLTDGKLDNRMVELETKNHIMPMVEIFSSSGIEEMGINFNDMFSKMMPKQSKKRKATIKEARRILTQEEAAKLLDMDEIIRTAISKVENAGIVFIDELDKIAGTKSQSGPDVSREGVQRDILPIVEGTTVATKYGMVKTDHILFIAAGAFHVSKPSDLIPELQGRFPIRVELSSLSEGDFEKILTQPRNALIKQYIALLETENVKIEFTKDAVREIASIAFKINQETENIGARRLYTVVEKMLEDISFNAPEESGKKISINAAYVKKKMEGFVEDIDVTRYIL, encoded by the coding sequence ATGGATGCATTAACACCAAAACAAGTTGTAAAAGAACTTGATAAATATATTATCGGACAAAACAATGCAAAGAAGTCTGTTGCTATAGCTTTGAGAAACAGATGGCGCAGACAAAAACTACCTTTAGAATTGCGCGATGAAGTTGCTCCAAAGAATATTATTATGATCGGACCAACAGGCATAGGGAAAACAGAAATTGCCAGACGCCTTGCGCGATTGGCTCAGGTGCCATTCCTTAAGGTTGAGGCGTCAAAATATACAGAAATTGGCTATGTTGGTAGAGACGTAGAATCTATGATAAGGGATCTGACTGATCTTGCAGTAAAGATGATAAGAGATGCTGAGAGCCGCCGCGTTGAGATCAATGCTTCTGAGCTTGCAGAGGAAAGACTGTTAGATCTGCTCCTGCCTCCTGCAAAAAGCAAAACTAACGATAAGGAAAAGGAAGCTCAAATTAAAAGAACGCGGGAAAAGTTAAAAATGAGACTTACTGACGGCAAGCTTGATAATAGAATGGTTGAACTCGAGACGAAAAATCACATAATGCCAATGGTTGAAATCTTCTCAAGCTCCGGCATAGAAGAAATGGGAATAAATTTTAATGACATGTTTTCTAAAATGATGCCAAAACAGAGCAAGAAAAGAAAAGCAACTATTAAGGAAGCAAGACGTATCCTCACTCAGGAAGAAGCGGCAAAACTGCTTGACATGGATGAGATTATTCGTACTGCTATATCCAAAGTAGAAAATGCCGGCATAGTATTTATCGATGAGCTTGATAAGATTGCAGGCACTAAGTCGCAATCCGGCCCTGATGTGTCAAGGGAGGGAGTACAGAGAGATATACTGCCTATTGTGGAAGGAACAACTGTTGCAACAAAATATGGAATGGTAAAGACAGACCATATTCTATTTATAGCGGCTGGCGCCTTTCATGTGAGTAAACCCTCAGACCTTATCCCTGAACTGCAGGGAAGATTTCCGATAAGAGTTGAACTCTCAAGTTTAAGCGAAGGTGATTTTGAGAAAATACTCACACAACCCCGCAACGCATTGATTAAACAATACATAGCGCTTCTGGAAACAGAAAATGTTAAGATTGAGTTTACAAAAGATGCTGTTCGTGAAATTGCCTCTATAGCATTTAAGATAAATCAGGAAACAGAGAATATAGGAGCTAGACGCCTTTACACTGTTGTGGAAAAAATGCTGGAGGATATATCCTTCAATGCGCCTGAGGAGAGCGGAAAAAAAATATCTATAAATGCAGCATATGTAAAGAAAAAAATGGAAGGATTTGTGGAGGATATCGACGTTACAAGGTATATTTTATGA
- the hslV gene encoding ATP-dependent protease subunit HslV, translated as MTRSTTILTVRHKGKVAIGGDGQVTQGETIMKQNAKKLRRLYNDQVLVGFAGATADAFTLFERFEKKLEEYNGNLQRAAIELAKDWRTDRVLRRLESLLAVVNKDYSLLISGTGDVIEPSDGVLAIGSGGPYALAAAKALIKYSDLSAAEIVKEAILIASSICIYTNDQIVVEKL; from the coding sequence ATGACACGCTCAACTACAATCCTTACTGTAAGGCATAAGGGAAAGGTAGCTATAGGTGGTGATGGGCAGGTTACACAGGGCGAAACTATTATGAAGCAGAATGCAAAAAAACTACGCAGATTGTATAACGATCAAGTGCTGGTTGGTTTTGCAGGAGCAACGGCAGATGCTTTTACCCTGTTTGAAAGGTTTGAGAAAAAGCTTGAGGAATATAACGGCAACCTTCAGCGGGCTGCAATTGAGCTTGCAAAAGACTGGCGCACAGATAGAGTTCTAAGGCGGCTAGAGTCTTTGCTCGCTGTTGTCAATAAGGATTATTCACTTCTTATATCTGGAACGGGAGATGTTATTGAGCCAAGTGACGGAGTATTAGCCATAGGTTCAGGAGGTCCTTATGCGCTTGCTGCAGCTAAAGCGCTAATAAAATATTCAGACCTCTCAGCAGCAGAAATCGTTAAGGAAGCCATTTTAATAGCATCTTCAATATGCATATATACGAACGATCAGATAGTTGTAGAGAAACTCTAG